One Xiphophorus hellerii strain 12219 chromosome 24, Xiphophorus_hellerii-4.1, whole genome shotgun sequence DNA window includes the following coding sequences:
- the LOC116716093 gene encoding E3 ubiquitin-protein ligase HECW2-like isoform X3, whose translation MEAETKICFKYYHGISGALRATTPCITVKNPGVPVRGEGQVEEQSGSEHCRKLVSFTLSDIQAVGLKKGMFFNPDPYLKMSILPGKRSGLPKFTHHGQERRSTIIANTINPVWHGEKYTFVALMTDVLEIEVKDKFAKSRPIIKRFLGHLIIPVQRLLEGPTVEGHQVSYSLCRRLPTDNVSGQLQFRVDITSTGQEEASPDAAGGSLLGSGDPGSPSDDEDLPQASSSSRVTSGPSPMGSDNSPLLVNGLCCYGENIMWHEPGHVGENDLPSAAPGHLTHRQVSLNDYLDALEAPTGHGDRLLVPPLPKLRSSFPTDTRLNAMLHIDSDEDEDTAGQHRDLSQSTRAEQSTDSVSRSPAQNEDLKEDIGAGAEEGSSSAGQLPTEPPNSGNEVAADEGENEACALTRASVDGAEGSAGAAQVTEETAVFSSQKPGAEAAAADPQGDSVPQCSCQEQSSRMGTCSPSLGPLSPIQEVESRKELAPKAEEEGAESSSSEVNGPVGASAPNSSRDARGGESSEVGATAQVNSHQSVRSLPSVRHDISRYQRVDEPLPPNWEARIDSHGRIFYVDHVNRTTTWQRPTAPPAPQTLQRSSSIQQMEQLNRRYQSIRRTITNDSRQEEQPASELLGDETDMHPSVPELRRDNGVAQASSRSRISLLLQSPTAKFLTSPDFFTVLHSNPSAYRMFTTNTCLKHMISKVRRDAHHFERYQHNRDLVAFLNMFANKQLELPRGWEMKHDHSGKPFFVDHNCRATTFIDPRLPVQSSRPSLLSHRQHLTRQRSHSAGEVSPRQLVGEETHHPGPPVLPRPSSTFTSASRGQCQEVVPVAYNDKIVAFLRQPNIFEILQERQPDFSRKHVLREKVQLIRTDGVSGLTRLSGDADLVMLLSLFEDEVMSYVPPHALLLPSYCQSPRGSPVSSPQNSPGTQRANARAPAPYKRDFEAKLRNFYRKLETKGYGQGPGKLKVTIRRDHLLEDAFNQIMCYSRKDLQRSKFYVSFVGEEGLDYSGPSREFFFLVSRELFNPYYGLFEYSANDTYTVQISPMSAFVDNHHEWFRFSGRILGLALIHQYLLDAFFTRPFYKGLLRIPCDLSDLEYLDEEFHQSLQWMKDNDIEDMLDLTFTVNEEVFGQVRL comes from the exons gTGAGAGGTGAAGGCCAAGTGGAGGAGCAGTCAGGAAGTGAACATTGTCGAAAACTTGTCAGCTTCACTCTGTCAG ATATCCAGGCAGTGGGGTTGAAGAAGGGGATGTTTTTTAACCCTGACCCATACTTGAAAATGTCCATCCTTCCCGGGAAGAGGAGTGGCCTCCCCAAATTCACTCACCATGGCCAGGAGAGGCGCTCCACCATTATAGCCAACACCATCAACCCTGTGTGGCACGGGGAG AAGTACACCTTTGTGGCTCTGATGACTGATGTGTTGGAGATTGAAGTGAAGGATAAGTTTGCCAAGAGCCGACCAATCATCAAGCGCTTTCTGGGTCATCTGATCATCCCCGTACAGAGACTTCTTGAGGGGCCCACAGTTGA GGGTCACCAGGTCAGCTATAGCTTGTGTCGCCGCCTCCCGACAGACAATGTGAGCGGCCAGCTTCAGTTCAGAGTGGATATCACTTCCACCGGACAAGAAG AAGCCTCCCCAGACGCTGCTGGAGGAAGCCTCCTGGGCAGCGGAGACCCTGGCAGCCCATCTGATGATGAAGATCTTCCTCAAGCCTCCTCATCATCTCGTGTCACAAGTGGACCTTCTCCCATGGGTTCCGACAATAGCCCCTTGTTGGTGAATGGCCTTTGTTGCTATGGAGAGAACATTATGTGGCATGAGCCCGGACACGTGGGAGAGAATGACCTGCCCTCTGCGGCTCCGGGGCATCTCACCCATCGACAGGTGTCCCTCAATGACTACCTTGACGCTCTTGAGGCCCCCACTGGCCACGGGGACCGACTTTTGGTGCCGCCTTTGCCTAAACTGCGCTCCAGCTTTCCAACTGACACACGACTCAACGCCATGCTGCACATTGATTCAGATGAGGATGAGGATACAGCGGGGCAGCATAGAGACCTATCACAGAGCACAAGGGCAGAACAGAGCACGGACTCTGTAAGCAGATCACCTGCACAGAACGAAGATTTAAAGGAAGATATTGGAGCTGGAGCAGAGGAAGGTTCTTCTTCTGCGGGTCAGCTACCAACTGAGCCTCCAAATTCTGGAAATGAAGTAGCAGCAGATGAAGGGGAAAACGAAGCTTGTGCTCTAACCAGAGCATCGGTAGATGGGGCTGAAGGGTCTGCTGGAGCAGCACAGGTGACTGAAGAAACAGCTGTCTTCTCATCCCAAAAGCCTGGAGCTGAGGCTGCTGCAGCCGATCCACAGGGAGATTCCGTACCACAATGTTCCTGTCAGGAGCAGAGTAGCAGGATGGGAACCTGTAGCCCTTCCCTGGGTCCTCTTTCACCCATTCAA GAGGTTGAATCAAGGAAAGAActtgctccaaaagcagaagaGGAAGGGGCAGAGTCTTCAAGCAGTGAGGTGAACGGGCCAGTTGGAGCATCTGCTCCGAACAGCAGCAGAGATGCTAGAGGAGGAGAGAGTTCTGAAGTTG GTGCCACAGCTCAGGTCAACAGTCATCAGTCTGTTCGGTCCCTTCCCTCTGTCCGCCATGACATCAGCCGCTATCAAAGAGTAGATGAGCCTCTGCCTCCTA ATTGGGAGGCTCGCATTGACAGTCATGGTCGCATCTTTTATGTGGATCATGTGAACAGAACAACAACATGGCAGCGGCCTACTGCTCCCCCGGCCCCACAGACTCTACAGAGGTCCAGCTCCATACAGCAGATGGAACAGCTCAACCGCAG GTATCAGAGTATCCGAAGGACGATAACAAATGACAGCAGACAGGAGGAGCAGCCAGCCAGTGAGCTGCTTGGGGATGAGACTGATATGCATCCATCTGTTCCAG AGCTCCGGAGGGACAACGGTGTGGCTCAGGCCAGTTCCAGGTCTCGCATCTCCTTGCTGCTGCAGTCCCCCACCGCCAAGTTCCTCACCAGTCCTGACTTCTTCACTGTGTTGCATTCCAACCCT AGTGCCTATCGCATGTTTACCACCAACACATGTCTGAAGCATATGATCAGTAAGGTTCGTAGAGATGCACACCACTTTGAGCGCTACCAGCACAACCGTGACCTGGTGGCTTTTCTCAACATGTTTGCGAATAAACAGCTCGAGCTGCCCAGAGGCTGGGAGATGAAGCATGACCACAGCGGCAAG CCTTTCTTTGTGGATCATAACTGCCGTGCTACCACATTCATTGACCCTCGGCTGCCTGTTCAGAGCTCTCGTCCAAGCCTTCTATCTCACCGCCAACATCTGACCCGACAACGTAGTCACAGTGCTGGGGAGGTCAGTCCAAGGCAACTG GTGGGTGAAGAAACGCATCACCCTGGTCCTCCAGTCTTGCCACGACCTTCAAGTACCTTCACCTCAGCTAGCAGGGGGCAGTGCCAAGAGGTTGTCCCTGTGG CTTACAATGACAAGATTGTGGCTTTTCTTCGACAACCAAACATCTTTGAGATTTTGCAGGAGAGACAGCCGGACTTCAGCAGAAAGCATGTACTCAG GGAGAAGGTCCAGCTGATCCGCACAGATGGTGTGTCAGGACTGACCCGACTGTCAGGAGATGCGGACCTTGTCATGCTGCTGAG TCTGTTTGAAGATGAAGTGATGTCCTATGTCCCTCCTCATGCCTTACTTCTCCCCAGCTACTGCCAGTCACCTCGGGGATCCCCTGTTTCCTCCCCGCAGAACTCACCAG GAACTCAGCGAGCCAATGCCAGAGCCCCAGCTCCTTACAAGAGAGACTTTGAGGCAAAACTCCGCAACTTCTACAGAAAACTGGAAACTAAAGGCTATGGTCAAGGCCCTGGAAAGCTAAA AGTGACTATCCGTCGGGACCATCTCTTGGAAGATGCTTTCAACCAGATCATGTGCTACTCCCGGAAGGACCTGCAGCGCAGCAAGTTCTACGTCAGTTTTGTTGGGGAGGAGGG ctTGGACTACAGTGGGCCTTCTAGGGAGTTTTTCTTCCTGGTTTCCAGGGAATTGTTCAACCCATATTATGGTCTGTTTGAATATTCAGCCAATGACACCTACACCGTTCAGATCAGCCCCATGTCGGCCTTTGTAGACAATCACCATGAATG GTTCCGTTTCAGTGGCCGCATTCTGGGTCTGGCTCTGATCCATCAGTATCTGCTAGATGCCTTCTTCACCAGACCCTTCTATAAAGGCCTTCTGCGCAT TCCCTGCGATCTGAGTGACCTGGAATATCTGGATGAGGAGTTCCACCAGTCTCTCCAGTGGATGAAGGACAATGATATAGAAGACATGCTTGACCTCACCTTTACTGTCAATGAGGAAGTGTTTGGACAGGTCAGACTCTGA